The Arachis hypogaea cultivar Tifrunner chromosome 14, arahy.Tifrunner.gnm2.J5K5, whole genome shotgun sequence DNA window aaatattttattacgagacttctttaaaatatttgtgatctatcaattcgaattccatacaatactcttttgtctatttttaagtcattaggatattacaaatttttatagtactcctaaatTTCTttaagaaatactctacatagtcaataataatttagatcttaaagaaaaaaatatttttatcatgtatttacctaaatcactagaatattacaaacttttatagtactcataacatcttttgtTACATGATCAATAGTCATTATACTTTAGTTTGAGAGTACATTTGTACTCCAAGTTTGTTAGATATAATTAAGTTAGTCAAGCTTAGTTTGTTGAAATTTGTACAGTAGGTTAGTTTGTTAGTTTTTTAATTGTAAGCATATATATTGAATAGAACCTGAGTAAGGAGTTTTTGTGTGGTTCATTCTCTTATTTTAGAGATGCCAACACTCATGCTTTTTCTCTCTGAGAACTAACTTCTTCTTCCAACTCTTTCTTCCACTTTCTAGAACTTTCTTCTCGTTCTTCACTCATTCTTGATTTCTTTAGTTTTCTTCCTCCATTTTTCACTTCTCTTCACATCTAAGCTTACACGACAGAGATGATGAGAGTTGCTTCACCTCAATTCACGGTTCTTTAatatggtgcggtgagcgtggatAGAGGTGAAGGCTCCGATCACGAGCACTGATGTGAAAGATCTAATAGGTTTGAAGTTTGAATCAAACTTGTGGTTTTGAGCATCCGAATCTTGAAACTTACAAGATCGTTGAGTTGAATCCCTAATTTTCAGAAAGAATGGCCAACCAGACCTCGAATTTCGACATTCAAACACTTGCGAACCTCGTTAATCAGGTTAATCAATTGCAATCAGCAGCAAATCGAGCGAACAAAAGTCCGATTATGGATCCAATGAGTCCGTATTTTTTGCATCCCGGTGAGAGTCCAGGAACTCCTTtaatttctgtgattttaggtccCAGTAACTATCATGCTTGGGAGAGAGCTATGTGTAGAGCGTTGAGatctaaaaataaattgaagTTTGTTGATGAAACTTTAGTAAAACCATCCGAAGATGATTCACTGTTTGATGCGTGGGATAGATGCAACACATATGTGGTGTCTTGGTTGAATTTGTCTTTAAGTCCAGAGATAGCACACAGTGTGGTGTGGATGGACGTTGCTGCAGATATATGGCGTAGTTTGAGACATCGCTATTATCAGGGAGACTCTTTCAGAATGGCTGAGTTACAAGAAGAATTGTTTAGCATAAGGCAGGGAGACCTCAACATTACTGCATACTTCACCAAATTGAAAGGAATTTGGGAAGAGTTAGATAATTTTCGCCCAATTCCAGCATGTAAGTACTGCACTGGAACTTGTGATTGTGGTTTAGATGTGATGAGGAATTACCAAGAAGATACCAATGTAGTGAGGCTCCTCAGGGGACTAAATGATCAATTTGCCGTAGTGAGGTCCCAGATCATGTTGATGAAGCCGCTTCCAACGGTAGATGCAACCTTCTCACTTTTGTTACAGCAAGAGAGACAAAATGCAGATATCATTGAAGGAAAAGCATTGATAACCATGGGTGACACTAGAGCCAATCAAGGGTTTAACCCTCAGATCAATATGGCCACTAGAGGGGGTAGGAGCCTTAGAGCCAGAGGGGGTAGATTAAATGGAAGAGGAGGCAGAGGTCAAACTTACAAACAGTGTGTATTTTGTGGTAAGAGTGGACACACTGAGGATGTATGCTATAAAAAGCATGGATACCCACCTCATATGAGGAGTGGCAACGGCAGTGGAATCATCATGGTTACTGATTTGAATGGTGATAATATCAGTAACAACACTCAAGAAGCAATTAGCAAGTTAGAGGCTCAGTTCTCTGCAGATCAGAGAGCAGCATTATTGGCACTTCTTGAAAGGGAGAATAATCAACAACAGAGTCATAACACAGGTTCTAATCACACCATTTCTCTACCATCAAATCAAGGTATTGCATTCATTATGTCTTTGGCCACATTTAGTCCAAATTCCTGGGTCATAGACTCAGGAGCTAGTGAACATGTTTCTTTTTCATTAAAATCATTCAAAAATTTGTATCACATAAAACCTATACGCATTAACTTGCCTGATGGTACTCAAACAGTTACTGACGTAGCTGGAACAATAGAGTTTAGCAACACATTTCATCTAGTACATGCATTATACATTCCCAACTTTAAATTCAATCTCATTTCAGTATCAAAATTGACTACTGATCTGAAATGTGAATTCGTTTTCAATGATTCTACTTGTGAGATACAGGATTATCTCTCCAAGAAGATGATTGGAGTAGCTGAACAAAGAAGAGGATTATATGCATTTGAGAGTCTGACAACTATTGCATCACCAAAACTGCATACAGCATTATCATCTCTGAGTTGGCCTCACAACTCCAATAAACATGAAGCAGGAGCCTTATGGCACTTTAGACTAGGACATATACCATTTCAAAGAATAAATGTAATGTAAAAATCATATGACTTTTTGACAAATAAAGGATTTATGGATCCCTGTGATGCTTGTCATTTTGCCAAACAAAGAAGGATAGCTTTTTCACATAGTTTCTCTCAATCTTCAGCTTTATTTGACCTTGTGCACATGGACATATGGGGACCCATAGGAACACCTTCCATGGAAGGTCACAAATATTTTCTAACAATAATAGATGATAAAAGTAGATATACCTGGTTGCATCTCATGCGCTCTAAAGCTGAAACTGTTTCCCATGTGCAAAATTTTGTCAATTTCGTACAAACTCAATATGGCAACACCATAAAGAAAATTAGAACCGACAATGGTCTTGAGTTTAAAATGCCTTCTTTCTACAATTCTAAAGGCATAATTCATCAAACAACTTGCGTTGAGACACCTCAACAGAATGGAATTGtagaaagaaagcatcaacaTATTTTGGAAGTTACTAGAACATTAATGTTTCATTCAAATGTACCTAAAAGTTTTTGGCATTTTGCTGCAGTTCATGCTATCCATTTGATCAATAGACTTCCTAGTGTGTCCCTCAATGAATCATGtccttatcaaattttaaaaaataaattacctgaaattgctTACTTGAGAGTATTTGGTTGCCTTACCTATGCATCTACATTGACTGCACATAGGAAGAAATTAGATACAAGAGCCAGAAAATGTATACATCTTGGTCATAAAATTGGAGTTAAAGGATATCTTTTATATGATTTGTCAAATAGAGAAGTGTTTTTGTCAAGAAATGTCAGTTTTTATGAACATGTACTACCTTTTTTGCAAACTGAGAAACTTGAATCATCATTACAACATCATGCAGCACCCTGCATACCTACACATTATACTTTTTTTGACCCTTTTGACTCACCTCATCATAATATCATCAATAATAACACAAATCACACACAATCTGATGGTACTCAGCATGCATCTCATGACTCTCAACACACTTCTGCATCCATTGAGTTAAGCAGTGACAATTCTAATCAAATTGCACCTAATAGTCCTCAATTAGAAATTACTCTTAGAGGTTCAGCACCCCAAATAATACCTCATCAACATACATTACATGAAAACCATGAGTTGCATTTAGAGACACGAAAGTCACTTCGCCCTAGGAGACCACCGTCTTATTTGAGAGACTTTCATTGCATGATTGCCTCTTCCAATGGTTCAGCTACTACCAACACCACACATAAATATCCCCTCTCACAAGTAGTTTCATATGAGTCGTTGTCCCCAAAGCACAAAGCATTCACACTAGCTGCATCCATGCATTTAGAACCCAAAACTTATGATGAAGCTGTTAAGGATTCGAGCTGGAAAGAAGCTATTAATAATGAACTTTCTGCTTTGGAGAGGAATAAGACCTGGACAATTACTGAATTGCCTGTTGGAAAGAAAGCAGTGGGTTGCAAATGGGTTTTTAAACTCAAATTGAACCCGGATGGATCTATAGAGAGACACAAAGCACGCTTGGTGGCACAGGGTTTTTCTCAAACTAAGGGTGTTGACTACAAAGACACTTTCAGCCCTGTAGTTAAAATGAACACATTTCGGATCGTTATGGCTATTACGGCTATCAAGAATTGGCATTTGCACCAGTTAGACGTCAATACAGCGTTTTTACATGGAGATTTCAATGAAACTGTCTATATGAAACCTCCACCAGGTCTCAAAATTCACAAACCAGGTCTGGTATGCAGATTAGATAGATCCCTCTATGGATTAAAACAAGCAAGTAGACAATGGAACACAAAGCTTGCTGGCTCTCTAACTAAGGCTGGCTACACTCAATCTAAGCATGACTATAGCATGtttaccaagaacactttgaagggtTTTACTGTTATCTTGGTATATGTTGACGATTTAGTGGTTGTAGGTAGTGACTTGCAGGAAATTCTTCAGATCAAGACTTATTTGCATAACTTGTTCAGAATTAAAGATCTTGGGGAGCTCAAATACTTCCTTGGCATGGAGGTAGCTCGAAGCAAGAAGGGCATTTCCATTTGTCAGAGAAAATACTGCCTCGACTTACTGCAGGATTATGGAATGCTTGCTGCCAAACCAATATCCACTCCTATGGATTATACCACTCATTTGTCAAAAGACTCGGGAACCCCTCTAGCCTCAACTTCAGAATATCGCAGAATTGTTGGAAGACTCTTATATCTAACAAACACAAGGCCTGAAATTTGTTATGCAGTATCTAGATTAAGTCAATTCTTAGATTGTGCTACAGATAAACATTTTCAAGCAGCATTGAGAGTGTTGAGATATCTCAAAGGAGCACCAGCAATgggtttattcttttcttcaaccACTGACCTCACTCCCTCTGGCTTCTCAGACAGTGATTGGGGAACATGCCTAGATTCTAGAAGATCCATCACAGGGTATTGTTTTTTCTTGGGCACTTCAATAATTTCATGGAAGAGCAAAAGGCAAGATACAGTTGCAGCATCATCCTGTGAAGCAGAGTATAGGGCATTGGCTTCAGCAACAAGAGAGGCGCAATGGCTTCGTTACATGATGAAGGAACTTCAGATTGACCAACAACGACCAGTGAGGATTTATTGTGATAGTCAATCAGCATTACATATAGCTGCTAATCCTATTTTTCATGAGAGGACAAAGCATATTGAAGTGGGTTGTCATATTACAAGGGATAAATGGCAAGAGGGGGTCACTAAGTTGCTGCCAGTAACAAGTGCTGATCAAGCCGCAGATATTTTAACTAAAGCTCTTGCACCTAGCTTGTTTCGAAACTGTCATAACAAACTTGGACTATTAGACATTTGCACTCCAAGTTTGAGAGGGGGTGTTACATGATCAATAGTCATTATACATTTAGTTTGAGAGTACATTTGTACTCCAAGTTTGTTAGATATAATTAAGTTAGTCAAGCTTAGTTTGTTGAAATTTGTACAGTAGGTTAGTTTGTTAGTTTTTTAATTGTAAGCATATATATTGAATAGAACCTGAGTAAGGAGTTTTTGTGTGGTTCATTCTCTTATTTTAGAGATGCCAACACTCATGCTTTTTCTCTCTGAGAACTAACTTCTTCTTCCATCTCTTTCTTCCACTTTCTAGAACTTTCTTCTCGTTCTTCACTCATTCTTGATTTCTTTAGTTTTCTTCCTCCATTTTTCACTTCTCTTCACATCTAAGCTTACACGACAGAGATGATGAGAGGTGCTTCACCTCAATTCACGGTTCTTTAATatcttttaagtcattttttaaaaattattttgtattagaataaaatatatttttcaattgttttgtatgaaataaaatattttctttgatttctaaattattattgactatgtagggtattttatttaaaatttgagtacatgcatgtatttacctaagttattagaacaatacaaatttttatagtactcctaacatattttaagccatttttttaaattattttgcataggataaaatattttttgtagtataatttaaataaatttattaaaaaaatttattaaaaaatattcatgagctattaaaaatggacaaaagagtattgtatggaattcgaattggtagatcacaaatattttaaagaagtctcgtaattaaatattttgttagctttttttaatgtatgaaataaaatatatatatttttaatttttaaattattaattttcttaataaattttttaataaattttttttaataaattattactttTTTAACAGCATAGgaattactgtgtgtaattcgaacccacctggttcgaattagtgtgtgcgtgtgtttgtgtataattagAACccacctggttcgaattatgtatccTTGTAGTTCGAACTCAGCTAGTTCGATTTATTGTGAACTTCGTTCTTGAACAAATCGAACTGTgtaggttcgaattatgtagaactATAACTCGAACtaagttggttcgaattacatagagATATCCTTTGGTTGATACATAAACTAGATTTTGTTTTGGCGGATTTGTGTAAATAATTGGTTACCATGGCTTATTAACGTTTTTTGcccaaaaaattatatttacttaAACATtatgtttaacaataataaaatttataaaattactttggctatttttaatttaaaattatttatattttattaagtttattaaaacaaagaaattacagaaaaaataaaagtaaaatgaaTTAATGTTTCTCACCAAAAGTAAAGTTTATAGTGAATTTGATTGCAAAACTAAGAATAATATACTTATGACAAGATATAATTGTTTGTGTAAATGGTAatgtattttaaaataaaaaattaaattttaatttaatttatgtactttaaaatttttattttgtttgtatcataaaaaaatattttatccgtcatttttcaattaaaatattttaatttaatttatacatttcaaaatttttattatttttttatttgttttgcatATTCGAATATGTGATTTGTGTTATATATAATCCAATATGTGTTGTATATATTCCAATAATGTGCTCTAATAATCTAGAAAATGGAACACAACATCggattttttatttcattattgacGAAGAGAGTGAGATTTacgaaaatattagaaaaaatggTGTTTAACAGGGGTCTGGGGGCGCGTTCTTTGGGAAGCACAATACGCAAAGTGCGTATTTCCCTACAATACGCAAAACCCATATTGCATGCATGGTCGACACGCGTCAAAGAACTGCAAACCCGTGAATAAGGTAATGTTTGACTGTCTCTCTCTCGTCAATGTACACAAGCTTCCCCAATTTGCAAACATTTTCAGAGACAACCACAGTTTCAAACGTTCCTTTCCTTCTACTCTTTAATACTTCTTCAGTTCTATCCTTCCATACTTCCTCCTGCACAGACTTCGTCTTCATTTGCCAAATTTGTTGTTTCTTCAAGTTTTAACAAGTaagttatttaaatattattaatataattagtagattaattgtgtgttttttttatttgaaatagagATAATGtgctaataatatatatagttgttatttaaattaaatagtatttatttattagtagttaaaaaaatatataaataaaaattatacctttattatatatttagatgaatgatgatgatgttaatTAGTAATTAgtactaattaaatatattttaaatttaaatataatattttagttaggCTATTTAaatcagaaaataaaatataattgtgaatttaatttatatgttagaaagtttaaatttaaataaatatttaaatatgtttcagttttaattttatattgatatttgaatttatgTATATAAGTAAATTTGACGTTACTATATTTTagctttgtttataaaattaaatttaaatttaaacatatgtaaatatatatttataatttaaatttaaatatattttaaatttaaatatgtatttaaatttgaCTTTAAGTTTACGTTGGTtttgattataaatttaaatttgaatttgaatatatttaaaatttaaatctataTTTAAATCTACCTTAAAATCTGactttaaatatattttggttttaattaaatatttaaatttaaatttgaataaaatttaaaagtatgaaaatacatatttacaatttaaaattatatattttttgaaataaaataccCAGAAAATGTCGTTAATTACATTTTGGTTGGTTTTCGGTATTTATTTAAAATTgagtaaatatatattaataatttaaatttagataTAAATTAAACATGTTTCGAATTTAACTATATATCTAACTTTGAATTTGAATATATTTATagtcataatatatatttaaaattgaaaatatttttaattgttaatttaatatatatttaaatatatatttaagtttgatttaaaatattttttaatttaaatatattttaaatatgttaaaaaagatatttgatattttttataaatatctaaatataataaatttaaataagagttaattttttaaattcaaatttaatttaaatatgaatatttaaatttagactaataaagtttatataatatattttttttcaggaAAAAATAAACGCAGAATATGGTTCGTGACATTACGCGTCCTGAAGATCATATTGTTGAATATCTGGATCGTCCAccatatgtaattattttttatctttgttcatttattattattattgttattattattgttcttattgttgttgttgttgtttttgtttttgatacTCATTATATTTCTTATTTTGATTCAGAATTCAAGAGATTTGGGATCAAGATATCTCCACCAAGATGTGTATGATCCCCGAGTTGAAATCGAGTTACGGGATAGTGGATTTTATCACATATCTCATATACTAGGAAAACTTACGTTGCACAATGCACTTATCAATGCCTTGATTGAAAGATGGCGCCCGAAAACTCACACATTTCACCTTCCATACGGTGAATGCACGATTACCTTGTAAGATGTTGCAATGATTTTTGGACTCCCCACGGATGGTTTACCGGTGTCAGGATTCACAGATAGCAGTAGTAGTAGCCTCGAAAATGAATTCATGATACAATTTGCGACAGTACCTACTGCAACTGATCACAAAAGAAGCGGTGTCAAACTTGCATGGCTCCGCACCCTAAAGCGGCGCATGCAGTTAGATACCGCCTTGGGCAGGCAAATGTACGTAaagattcatatattattattgttcGGCACAAATTTATTTTGTGACAAGTCCGGAATGACAATCCACTGGAAGTTCTTGCCTCTGCTCCGTAATTTTGCTGAGATTAGGGACTTTAGTTGGGGTTCAGCTTGCCTGGCACATTTGTATAGGACACTATGTCGGGCATCACGTTATAATTGTAAAGATGTGGATGGTCCATTGTCGCTGCTTTGTGTATGGGCTTGGGAACGGTTACCGTTCCTAGCACCTGTGCGATCGCAACCAAACTTTCCGCTTGCGTGCAGGTAAGGTTACTAATGTTAATATAACATGTTACTATGAATTATTTAGTATGCATTGTTCAAATATATGATTTAAATGTATGGGTTTAGTATAATatagtttcattttattttagctGGATTGCTTGGAGCTCGCAATTTCATGGCTATAAAAAGTGGACCATCTCGCATATTAGGCAGTTAATAGATGATATTCCTGCAGATGGGgtaagttttttttattacatttgttagttttattattattgtgcATTGTTTTGTAGTTATGTTTATACGTTTGTTTTGTTATGCGTTTGCAGTTTGTGTGGAACCCGTACAGCCATGAAGGTATGGGAAACATTGTAGTTCCTAATGAAATCTTGCAACATCGCTTAATGTGGAGTGCAACTGTGCCACTGATATCATTTGAGTGCATTGAATGGCATGCATCAGATAGGGTCAAAAGACAATTTGGTTTACAGCAGGAAGTTCCTAGTCAACCGATGATGCTTGCAGAAGCTCACAACATGGTCCTGACTGGACCAAAGAACAAAGATTGGAGAGATGAGCATAATGCATACATTATGATGTGGACAAACCGTTTGACCTCTGTTCTGGTTGGTGATCCCGTAGTGCACTATGAAACATCTGAAGCGTATATGCAATGGTATAATGACGAATATGGAGCTCACCTGCGTTTAACTGGTTATGTTCCACAGCCACAGCCACACCCACACCCACAGCCACAACCTCAGCCACAGCCACAACCTATGATGCACCCATACCAGTACCCGTATACACAACCGTACACTGAGCCTGGAGTCTCATTCTTTAGTCAGTTATTCGATGACTCACATTCATTACAGATGCCACCATATCAAGTATATTATCGACCCGCCATGTCATAGCAGAGGGACACAGCT harbors:
- the LOC140178724 gene encoding uncharacterized protein → MANQTSNFDIQTLANLVNQVNQLQSAANRANKSPIMDPMSPYFLHPGESPGTPLISVILGPSNYHAWERAMCRALRSKNKLKFVDETLVKPSEDDSLFDAWDRCNTYVVSWLNLSLSPEIAHSVVWMDVAADIWRSLRHRYYQGDSFRMAELQEELFSIRQGDLNITAYFTKLKGIWEELDNFRPIPACKYCTGTCDCGLDVMRNYQEDTNVVRLLRGLNDQFAVVRSQIMLMKPLPTVDATFSLLLQQERQNADIIEGKALITMGDTRANQGFNPQINMATRGGRSLRARGGRLNGRGGRGQTYKQCVFCGKSGHTEDVCYKKHGYPPHMRSGNGSGIIMVTDLNGDNISNNTQEAISKLEAQFSADQRAALLALLERENNQQQSHNTGSNHTISLPSNQGIAFIMSLATFSPNSWVIDSGASEHVSFSLKSFKNLYHIKPIRINLPDGTQTVTDVAGTIEFSNTFHLVHALYIPNFKFNLISVSKLTTDLKCEFVFNDSTCEIQDYLSKKMIGVAEQRRGLYAFESLTTIASPKLHTALSSLSWPHNSNKHEAGALWHFRLGHIPFQRINVM